Proteins encoded by one window of Deinococcus multiflagellatus:
- a CDS encoding GIY-YIG nuclease family protein — protein MAKVSGIYAIVHRESGKVYIGSAVDIASRWRLHRKQLQDGTHHAVQLQRAWRKYGPLTFEWRVLEQCPAPELLALEQTYLDSMPEAEKYNSSPTARSPLGTKHRPEVVEAMRQRVIAAYADPVFRAKHREAQKRRFADPAQKDVIRKRNSGLYRVTSPAGEVMEVEGMTRFCKERGLSSTRMLALARGHSSKKDFKGWKVEELRPSRSGLGRRTGSLPALPNNPRGWRNQKAFVARAPDGRTLEGVGLAAFARQTGLSEEGLRNVAARRNAHCGGWVIRWKNDYQGESDLLIPTRGRGMVRRYLLTSPTGEVHRTDNLSGFAAQHGLNAPTLVEVARGRRNHHHRWRCIYDDQETAGMGQNLPADRAVVRQSFS, from the coding sequence ATGGCGAAGGTCAGCGGGATTTACGCCATTGTCCACCGGGAAAGTGGGAAGGTTTATATCGGAAGTGCTGTGGATATTGCCAGCCGCTGGAGGCTGCACAGGAAGCAGCTTCAGGATGGCACCCACCACGCCGTCCAGCTGCAAAGGGCCTGGAGGAAATATGGCCCCCTGACTTTCGAGTGGCGCGTGCTGGAGCAGTGTCCTGCCCCCGAGCTGCTCGCACTGGAGCAGACATACCTCGACTCCATGCCTGAGGCCGAGAAGTACAACTCCTCTCCCACAGCGCGCAGTCCGCTGGGCACCAAGCACCGGCCGGAAGTGGTCGAGGCGATGCGGCAGCGGGTTATCGCGGCCTATGCTGACCCCGTCTTCAGGGCCAAACACCGCGAGGCCCAGAAGCGGCGCTTTGCCGATCCCGCCCAGAAAGACGTCATTCGAAAGCGCAACAGCGGCCTGTACCGCGTGACTTCGCCAGCCGGCGAGGTGATGGAAGTGGAGGGCATGACGCGCTTTTGCAAAGAGCGGGGTCTGTCTTCGACTCGAATGCTGGCTCTCGCCCGTGGCCACAGCAGCAAGAAAGACTTCAAAGGATGGAAGGTGGAAGAGCTTCGACCGTCGCGTTCTGGTCTGGGCCGCCGCACCGGAAGCCTGCCCGCCCTGCCCAACAATCCCAGAGGGTGGCGCAACCAGAAAGCGTTTGTCGCCCGCGCGCCGGATGGAAGGACCCTTGAGGGTGTGGGCCTCGCCGCCTTCGCCCGGCAGACGGGGTTGAGCGAGGAAGGGCTGCGCAACGTCGCCGCCCGCCGAAATGCCCACTGCGGGGGTTGGGTGATCCGCTGGAAGAATGATTATCAGGGCGAATCCGACCTGCTGATCCCCACGCGTGGCCGGGGCATGGTCAGGCGCTACCTCCTGACGAGTCCAACGGGCGAGGTGCACCGAACAGACAACCTTTCAGGATTCGCCGCGCAACACGGCCTGAATGCGCCCACCCTTGTCGAAGTGGCCAGAGGCAGGAGAAATCATCATCACCGCTGGAGGTGTATCTATGACGACCAAGAAACAGCAGGAATGGGACAGAACCTACCTGCAGACCGCGCAGTTGTTCGCCAGTCATTCTCATGA
- a CDS encoding thymidylate synthase yields the protein MRQYLDLLQHVLDHGTVKTDRTGTGTRSVFGHQMRFDLREGFPLVTTKKVHLKSVIYELLWFLRGESNVHWLQERGVSIWDEWADEEGELGPVYGVQWKSWPTLDGGHIDQIARVVEQIKSNPDSRRLIVSAWNVAQIDQMALPPCHALFQFYVADGRLSCQLYQRSADVFLGVPFNIASYALLTLMVAQVCGLEPGEFIWTGGDVHLYSNHLEQARLQLSREPRPLPTMHLNPDVTDLFAFRYEDFRLEGYDPHPAIKAPVAV from the coding sequence ATGCGGCAGTATCTGGACCTCCTTCAGCACGTCCTTGACCACGGCACCGTGAAAACCGACCGCACCGGCACCGGCACGCGGTCGGTCTTTGGGCACCAGATGCGCTTTGACCTGCGAGAAGGCTTTCCACTGGTCACCACAAAAAAGGTGCACCTGAAAAGCGTGATCTACGAACTGCTGTGGTTCCTGCGCGGCGAGAGCAACGTTCACTGGCTTCAGGAACGCGGCGTGAGCATCTGGGATGAGTGGGCGGACGAAGAGGGCGAACTGGGACCGGTGTACGGGGTGCAATGGAAAAGCTGGCCCACGCTGGACGGCGGTCACATTGACCAGATTGCCAGGGTCGTGGAGCAGATCAAAAGCAACCCCGACTCGCGCCGCCTGATCGTCTCGGCGTGGAACGTGGCCCAGATTGACCAGATGGCGCTGCCTCCGTGCCACGCCCTGTTTCAGTTCTATGTGGCGGATGGGCGCCTGAGCTGCCAGCTTTATCAGCGCAGCGCGGACGTTTTTTTGGGCGTGCCTTTTAACATCGCTTCCTACGCCCTGCTCACCCTAATGGTCGCTCAGGTCTGCGGGCTGGAACCCGGCGAGTTCATCTGGACCGGGGGCGATGTGCACCTCTATAGCAATCATCTGGAACAGGCCAGGCTGCAACTGTCGCGCGAGCCCCGGCCCCTCCCCACCATGCACCTGAACCCGGACGTGACGGATCTGTTCGCCTTCCGCTATGAGGACTTTCGCCTGGAAGGCTATGATCCCCACCCCGCCATCAAGGCCCCGGTGGCGGTGTGA
- a CDS encoding MFS transporter yields the protein MTGSSSPRTPLLFLLSTAFLFSIGMTLVFPVLPFIVMQYVPNEHQQAGVIGLLTAVFALLSFFSAPVMGALSDTYGRKPVLIASLLGSAVGYVLFGIGGSLAMLFLGRAIDGLTAGGMSAMFGYIADHTSKAERGKVFGQIGATVGAGFIIGPAIGGLLSHVSLSAPMYAAAAVCLLNSLWGALAMREHRPARTERAPFDAAHLNPFLQLKGALAYPVIRRLVTVSVLFVVPFSIMGVSNALLTRDVFGWGPGQVSTLFIVVGVADIIAQGFLLPHLIRWLGERGVAQLGLGLGSVGLIGLALLPAVHSAPLAYIGVLFFATGEGIFNAALGTLLSISAPEDAQGRVQGGSQAFNALAQIAGPLTGGALYARFGPGATYGAGAAMVLVALAVLTGSHTPTPDLHAAEAAD from the coding sequence ATGACTGGTTCTTCCTCACCCCGTACGCCCCTGCTGTTTCTGCTCAGCACGGCCTTTCTCTTTTCCATCGGCATGACGCTGGTGTTTCCGGTGCTGCCGTTCATCGTGATGCAGTACGTCCCCAACGAGCACCAGCAGGCCGGAGTGATTGGTCTGCTGACCGCTGTGTTCGCGCTGCTGTCGTTTTTCTCTGCGCCCGTGATGGGCGCCCTGAGCGACACCTATGGCCGCAAACCGGTGCTGATTGCCAGCCTGCTGGGCTCGGCGGTGGGATACGTGCTGTTTGGGATTGGCGGCAGCCTGGCCATGCTGTTTCTGGGCCGCGCGATTGACGGCCTGACCGCGGGCGGCATGAGCGCCATGTTCGGCTACATTGCCGACCACACCAGCAAGGCCGAGCGCGGCAAGGTGTTTGGACAGATTGGCGCCACCGTCGGGGCAGGCTTCATCATCGGGCCGGCCATTGGGGGGCTGCTGTCGCACGTCAGCCTGTCGGCGCCCATGTACGCCGCCGCCGCCGTGTGCCTGCTCAACAGCCTGTGGGGGGCGCTGGCCATGCGCGAACACCGCCCTGCCCGCACCGAGCGCGCGCCGTTCGATGCCGCGCACCTGAATCCCTTCTTGCAACTCAAGGGCGCCCTGGCCTACCCCGTGATTCGCCGCCTGGTCACCGTCAGCGTGCTGTTCGTGGTGCCCTTCAGCATCATGGGGGTCAGCAACGCCCTGCTCACGCGCGATGTGTTCGGCTGGGGACCCGGCCAGGTCAGCACGCTGTTTATTGTGGTGGGCGTGGCCGACATCATCGCGCAGGGCTTTTTGCTCCCCCACCTCATCCGCTGGCTGGGCGAGCGCGGTGTGGCGCAGCTGGGCCTGGGGCTGGGCTCGGTGGGCCTGATCGGCCTGGCGCTGCTGCCTGCGGTGCATTCCGCGCCGCTGGCGTACATCGGCGTGCTGTTCTTCGCCACAGGCGAGGGCATTTTCAACGCGGCCCTGGGCACGCTGCTGTCCATTTCCGCCCCCGAAGACGCCCAGGGCCGGGTGCAGGGCGGCTCGCAGGCCTTCAACGCGCTGGCGCAGATTGCCGGGCCACTGACCGGCGGGGCGCTGTACGCCCGCTTTGGCCCCGGCGCCACGTATGGGGCAGGCGCCGCCATGGTCCTGGTGGCGCTGGCCGTCCTGACCGGCAGCCACACGCCCACGCCCGACCTTCACGCGGCGGAAGCGGCAGACTGA
- a CDS encoding AraC family transcriptional regulator, with product MPPHPRLRHLVRMYWQVEEFHGPGQEEHRFMPEHTVRLTFFSGDSWQAGAGPDSPLERLPGATLTGMLLSPRRLVSVGLTRALGVELYPWGARQLFGWSMEVQGLDLTPVSAPVSRAVPALLRAGAWAEARDVLDDWLLERLSLHERELGPAVQAAAALYASLGTARIGALAQELNVSPRHLERGFAHEVGVNAKTLARLIRFEEAHNRLYVNPDEPLAGLAVDLGFADQAHLTREFRALAHMTPGSFAAYARQMTHVHDALNPANTLGSVTPVVAAPRPTEGP from the coding sequence GTGCCTCCCCACCCCCGGCTGCGCCACCTGGTGCGGATGTACTGGCAGGTCGAGGAATTCCACGGGCCCGGCCAGGAGGAACACCGTTTCATGCCCGAGCACACCGTGCGCCTCACCTTTTTTAGCGGCGACTCCTGGCAGGCGGGCGCGGGGCCGGACTCGCCGCTGGAACGCCTGCCTGGCGCCACGCTGACCGGCATGCTGCTGTCGCCCCGGCGCTTGGTGTCGGTGGGCCTGACGCGGGCGCTGGGCGTGGAACTGTATCCCTGGGGCGCGCGCCAACTGTTCGGCTGGTCCATGGAGGTACAAGGGCTGGACCTGACCCCAGTGTCGGCGCCGGTCAGCCGCGCGGTGCCGGCCCTGCTGCGGGCGGGCGCCTGGGCCGAGGCCCGCGACGTGCTGGATGATTGGCTGCTGGAACGCCTGAGCCTCCACGAGCGCGAACTGGGCCCTGCCGTGCAGGCGGCGGCTGCTCTGTACGCCTCGCTAGGCACGGCGCGCATTGGCGCTCTTGCCCAGGAACTGAACGTGAGCCCACGTCACCTGGAACGCGGCTTCGCGCACGAGGTGGGCGTGAATGCCAAGACGCTGGCCCGCCTGATCCGCTTTGAAGAAGCCCACAACCGCCTGTATGTGAACCCAGACGAGCCTCTGGCCGGTCTGGCGGTTGATCTGGGCTTTGCCGACCAGGCCCACCTGACCCGCGAATTCCGCGCGCTGGCGCACATGACGCCGGGGTCGTTTGCTGCCTATGCCCGGCAGATGACCCATGTCCACGACGCGCTGAACCCGGCGAACACGCTGGGTTCCGTGACGCCGGTGGTGGCCGCGCCCCGGCCCACTGAGGGCCCGTAA